GATAATCGCTCTGGTTGTTTTCGACGAAGCAAATCCGCAAAATCTTTTGCTAAAGAGATTGCAGTGTTGAGGTCAGGATGTAATTTTTTCAGGAGCGCGATCGTGTGGAGATCGGCTTCAGTTTGTGCTGTAGAATGACGTAAGATTAACCATACTGCTCGACGCACGGTTAATAAAGATTTTTTGGGTTCAAACACGCAGGGCAAAGATTGAGGTGGTTTTTGTCGTGGTCTAAATCCTTGTACTTGCGCGTTGACGACAAGTATAACGAGCTAAAGTAACGTAACTACCTTTGTAGCCCCGTTGTTGAATTTCGGCATAGAGTTTTTGAGTATCATGACACCCAGAATTCCATCTTTCTAAAAGATACTTTTTGAACGGAGCAACAACACCTCGTCCCTTGTCGCTTCTTCCTTTCCGTTCGGGAAAACTTGGACTCCGCAGATAGCGAAATACCGTGCTTTTCCCGATTTGTAGTTGACGAGCAATCGCTTTTCCCTTGAAACCTTGTTTGTGTAAAGCCCATACTTGATTGTATTTCTCTTTTCGTTCCTCACGACGAATTTCAGCCAGTTTTACAGCTTTTTCAGGAGAGGGTGGTGGTGGGACGGGTTGAGCTATAATCTCTTCTCCTTTCACAATAGGACGATTATTGGTAGAATCTTCCACCTTCTTTAGTAGTGTTCGATGTTGGTTTAATACCACTTCTAACATTTCGCCTAGATTTTGTAGCAGGTGAAAACGGTCTGCTACTTGAATCGCTTGAGGACAACCCTTTGTTCCACCTTCTTTGTAAGCTTTGGCTCGATCTCTAGTTATAATTTCAACCCCTGGATGATTTTCTAACCACTTCGCTAAGGTTGAAGCCGTGCGGTCGGGGAGTAAATCTATCGGTTGACGAGTTTCTAAATCTACTAAAATCGTACCGTAGGTATGACGCTTGCGATAAGACCAATCATCTACTCCTAAAACTTTTGGCACTCGGTAAGATGGCAGTGGTGCCTTCATCACTAATCGCAATATGGTTTGACGACTAATTTTTACTCCCAAGTGCTGAGTTAAACGAGAACCTGGCAATCCCCCAGTTGCTAAACCTACTTTGGTTAACTGAATATCTAATCGCTTAGTTCTTCTTCCCCAAGGTGCCACAATTGTTGGTAATCTTTGGGTGAAAATCCGACGTTTACAATTGGTATTTAAACAAAAGAATTTTTGAGTTAAGAGCTTGAAGCAGACTTGGTAATTCCTCCAAGATACATCGCGTGATAATTCGCTTATAAAAGCTATGAATTTTTTGAGTCGTGGAATTGCACATTGGACAAACCCCCTGTGTGTTTTGGGTTTGAACTTCTATCGTTAATTTAGGTTCGGCTGGAGTTATCTCCCAGTTAATCAGCTTTAGACAAAAAAATCAGGCAGTAAACTTGGTAATAATAGACGAGAATTACTCTGTTGTTGAATGTCAGACATAAACCATCACTCAATCTTCAATTCACTATTTACTCACATTCTGGAGCTTTAATCCAGGACTTACGCACTCAGCCAGATTATAGACAGTAGAATGGGTTTTCTAGCTTCTAACTCAACTCTTAGAACCACGAGATTCCGTTTCAGTGCGTAAGTCCTATAATCATTTTCGGAAACTGTAGCGAAGACAGAGCGCGCCGCCCTTGGGGCGGCGTACACTCTGTCTTCGTTTCACCAAAACTGTGCAAGACCCGCTAGAATCATGAATCAAACTAGTAAATACGACATTTGTTTTCAACCACGATGCCAACTTAAGATTAGAGTAGGATCGTAAGGTGAAAGTTCATGATTTTCACCCCAGTTCTTCTGCTACTTTGACTCAACAATGACTTTAGGCAACCTCAGAGATCTATACCAGCAAGTAATTCTCGAACATTACAAGAAACCTAAATATAAAGGTAAAACTAATCCAGTCGATCGCTATCAAAAAGGACACAACCCTTCTTGTGGCGACACCATTGAACTAACATTGCATCTAGATCCAAACCAAGAAAAGATCGTTGATGCTAAATTTGATGGTGAAGGTTGTGCTATAGCTATAGCCTCAGCCGATTTAATGGCAGAAGCGGTAAAAGGCAAAACCATCGATGAAGCTTTGGAAATGATTAGTCGCTTTCAAAGCATGATGAAAGGAGAAGCCGAATTTCCCAAAGAACAACGCAAGCTGAATGTGATGCAAGGAGTGGCTCAATTTCCCGTGCGGATTAAATGTGCTAATCTCACGTGGCATACTCTTAAAGCAGCTTTAGAATCTGCCAATAGTAATCCCGCTTCTGGGTTTGTGAGTAACGAAGAATCATAGGTTTAATCAAGCATCATGCTGACAACTGCAACTTTTCTCATCGCTGCGAAATGGACTGGAATTGTAACCATCGCTCTAGCTCTATTGACTGGGATTGCCTTTTTCTTCAAATGGGGTTTTCGATTTCGGCTAGTAGGTGCTAGCAGCTTTATGGTAATCCTAACGGCTGGCTTATTCGTTTTCAGCGTTATTCCTTTAACTCGGACTCTAGTGCCTGGATCTGTTCGCTACTCGTTAGTTTATGACAATGGAGGCACTCAAACAGTCATTTCTGTACCTCCTACAGTCACTCGTTCAGAACTAGAGGCGACAATGCAACAAGCTGCTGCCGATTTGTACTCCTACGGACGTGGTGGAGGAAGTAGTAATCTATTAAATATTCGGGCACGCACGGTAATTCATCCAGAACCAGGTGTTTCCGTGCCTCTACCTTTAGGAGAAGTCAAGAGATCGCTCGCTAACCGCACCGACAAGCAAATGGAGATCGAGATCTACCCCGAAAACTTAGCCAAACTACCCAAAACCTAGCAAAGTTTGAGGCAAATAAATTCTTAAATGGTTTAATTATGAGTCCAGAACAAGATTTATTAACAAAATGGCGCTCTCTATCTCCAAATAAACAGGAAGAAGTTTTAGATTTTGTTGAATTTCTTTATCTGAAAAACTCTGCCGATAGAGCCTCTTTAGGGAAACGTTTGCGACAACTTCGTGCTGAAATAGTTGCCTCTGGCGAACCTTTATTAACTCGCGATGAAGTTGAACGAGAAATTGCGCATCGTCGCGGGGGATTGCAGGAAACTGACTCATGAGAATAACTTTTGTTGATTCTGGAGTTCTAGTAACTGCGGCGCGTGGCGTGGGGGAAGATTCTGAAAAAGCTTTGGAAATCTTAGCAGATTCAAACCGCGAATTTGCTTCGAGTAAGTTTATTAGATTGGAGATAAGTCCTAAAGCGGTTTACCATCAAAAAACAGCAGAAGCGGAATTTTATGAATCATTCTTTAATAACGTTACTTACTGGGCTAATGATGTAGAAAAGAAGAGAATATATATTCTCTTCCATCTTCCGTTATTAGCTAACACCTAACTCGTTTTTAACCTTTGCCGCCAAAAAGCTTGTATATTCCATATCCAATTGCTCCAGCCGCAGCAACAGGAGCAAGAGCTACTATAGCAGTGCCAGCAATAGCACCTCCCCCAACAACACCACCAATACCAGCTAAAGTACTCATAATTGCAGCACCAGATGCACTGCCTGCTACTGTGACAGCACCTGCACCAGCTACACCAGCAACAGCCCCAAGTTCTGTCGCTGTTCTTGCCGCCGCACGAGCATTGCGTTCATCTGATGGTAATTTCGAGTTGTCTTTGAAAAGGGTATCGTTAATAATTTTGGCTCCAGCATACGCAGGACCTGCTGCTAGGACTGCCGGTCCCATAGCCATACCACCGCCAACAACACTACCTGCTGCGGCAAGCCCTGAAGTAATTCCTGCTCCCGAAGTTGCTGCAACAGTTAATCCCGTAGCTGCGCTAACAGCAGCACTCGCCCCCATACCAGTGTCTACTACATTTTTTGCCACCTCGATATCATTGCTAATGCCTTCAGCAGCCTGAATACCCTCTTTAAGAAAATCACTGAAGTTATCGTCTCGCTCTTCCCAAGACATAATCGAAATTCTCCTTTTAAATACGAAGTTTGTTTGAAGTCTAACTATGTACCAAATAGAATCCTTCAGTATATCTGTCCTAAATAAGACAAAAAAACCGAACTTTTCGGTATATTCACTCTTTTAAAACAAAAGAGATATAGTATGATCGCCAATCTCGGTAGGTTGGGTTGAGGCACGAAACCCAACATTAATAGATCTAAAATAAATTCCAGGGCAAAATAGAAATACATTCTATAAATATCGATCGCA
This DNA window, taken from Merismopedia glauca CCAP 1448/3, encodes the following:
- a CDS encoding ISL3 family transposase, with protein sequence MPRLKKFIAFISELSRDVSWRNYQVCFKLLTQKFFCLNTNCKRRIFTQRLPTIVAPWGRRTKRLDIQLTKVGLATGGLPGSRLTQHLGVKISRQTILRLVMKAPLPSYRVPKVLGVDDWSYRKRHTYGTILVDLETRQPIDLLPDRTASTLAKWLENHPGVEIITRDRAKAYKEGGTKGCPQAIQVADRFHLLQNLGEMLEVVLNQHRTLLKKVEDSTNNRPIVKGEEIIAQPVPPPPSPEKAVKLAEIRREERKEKYNQVWALHKQGFKGKAIARQLQIGKSTVFRYLRSPSFPERKGRSDKGRGVVAPFKKYLLERWNSGCHDTQKLYAEIQQRGYKGSYVTLARYTCRQRASTRI
- a CDS encoding RNA polymerase subunit sigma-24, which translates into the protein MSWEERDDNFSDFLKEGIQAAEGISNDIEVAKNVVDTGMGASAAVSAATGLTVAATSGAGITSGLAAAGSVVGGGMAMGPAVLAAGPAYAGAKIINDTLFKDNSKLPSDERNARAAARTATELGAVAGVAGAGAVTVAGSASGAAIMSTLAGIGGVVGGGAIAGTAIVALAPVAAAGAIGYGIYKLFGGKG
- the sufU gene encoding Fe-S cluster assembly sulfur transfer protein SufU; amino-acid sequence: MTLGNLRDLYQQVILEHYKKPKYKGKTNPVDRYQKGHNPSCGDTIELTLHLDPNQEKIVDAKFDGEGCAIAIASADLMAEAVKGKTIDEALEMISRFQSMMKGEAEFPKEQRKLNVMQGVAQFPVRIKCANLTWHTLKAALESANSNPASGFVSNEES
- a CDS encoding Ycf51 family protein — protein: MLTTATFLIAAKWTGIVTIALALLTGIAFFFKWGFRFRLVGASSFMVILTAGLFVFSVIPLTRTLVPGSVRYSLVYDNGGTQTVISVPPTVTRSELEATMQQAAADLYSYGRGGGSSNLLNIRARTVIHPEPGVSVPLPLGEVKRSLANRTDKQMEIEIYPENLAKLPKT